In one window of Paenarthrobacter nicotinovorans DNA:
- a CDS encoding DivIVA domain-containing protein, with translation MALDIRRQIPATFDRVERSKYGYNAKQVDEFLQRARTSFENPVGAADQVASVDVREVAFDPVKGGYDAHSVDAALDRLEDAFARRERDELISQQGEEAWLRQIGKLSGILRGRLHRPDGERFRRPARKRTRSYNVQDVDALCVELIGYLENDQPLSVDTVRRAVFRAAKGDEGYEEAQVDAFLARVVELMAAID, from the coding sequence GTGGCCTTGGATATTCGACGCCAGATCCCCGCGACGTTCGACCGCGTGGAACGCAGCAAATACGGTTATAACGCCAAACAGGTAGACGAGTTTCTCCAGCGCGCACGGACGTCGTTTGAGAACCCTGTTGGCGCCGCGGACCAGGTTGCCAGCGTGGATGTCCGTGAGGTGGCTTTCGACCCCGTCAAGGGTGGCTACGACGCCCACAGCGTGGACGCCGCCCTGGACCGCCTTGAGGACGCGTTCGCACGCCGTGAGCGGGACGAACTGATCAGCCAACAAGGCGAGGAAGCCTGGTTGCGCCAGATCGGGAAGCTTTCCGGGATACTTCGCGGCAGGCTGCACAGGCCCGACGGTGAGCGTTTCCGCCGCCCGGCACGCAAGCGGACGCGCAGTTACAACGTCCAGGATGTCGATGCCCTGTGCGTTGAGTTGATCGGCTACCTGGAAAACGATCAGCCCTTGAGCGTAGACACCGTTCGACGCGCCGTGTTCCGTGCAGCCAAGGGCGATGAGGGCTACGAAGAAGCGCAGGTCGATGCCTTCCTCGCCCGAGTCGTGGAGCTGATGGCGGCCATTGACTGA
- a CDS encoding sodium/solute symporter: MNPAVGLFAFLAVSLATAVIGFYGLRVSRTTSDFYVASRTVPPWWNASAIGGEYLSAASFLGVAGLILLSGTDALWFPVGYTAGYLMLLLFVAAPLRRSGAYTIPDFTEARLDSPLVRRVTSLVVVAVGWLYIVPQLHGAALTIRITTGLPSWVGSTAVVAVVCLTVVAGGMRSITFVQAFQYWLKLTALAVPVVFILLVLVGNGTPPQAPLPVNPTGQAAAGAYQHISLLVALLFGTLGLPHVLVRFYTNPDGQSARRTTLIVLGLLSVFYLFPTLSGALGRMFAPELAHSGQADALILLLPGKLIGGVPGDLLSALVVAGAFAAFLSTTSGLVVSLSGVISQDLFGGSVRGFRLAAVMAAVVPLGFAFMTDTLALAGSVGLVFAFTASTICPVLLLGIWWRGLTDFGAIAGMVTGAVLCGGAMVAGTLTGTGNAPAWLAQPAAWSVPSAFAVTVIVSIVTRNRVPASVNRVMSRLHVPERPVATER; this comes from the coding sequence GTGAACCCGGCCGTTGGCTTGTTCGCGTTCCTCGCCGTTTCCCTCGCCACGGCGGTCATCGGCTTTTACGGGTTGCGCGTCTCCCGGACCACCAGCGACTTCTACGTGGCCTCACGCACCGTCCCTCCGTGGTGGAACGCCTCCGCGATTGGCGGCGAGTATCTTTCGGCCGCGAGTTTCCTGGGGGTAGCGGGGCTGATCCTGCTCTCCGGCACCGACGCTCTCTGGTTCCCCGTTGGCTACACGGCCGGTTACCTGATGCTCCTGCTCTTCGTGGCAGCACCGCTGCGCCGCTCCGGCGCGTACACCATCCCCGATTTCACCGAGGCCCGCCTGGACTCCCCCTTGGTCCGCCGCGTCACGAGCCTGGTGGTGGTGGCCGTGGGCTGGCTCTACATCGTTCCGCAACTGCACGGCGCCGCGCTCACCATCCGGATAACCACCGGCCTGCCGTCGTGGGTAGGCTCGACGGCGGTGGTGGCGGTTGTGTGCCTCACGGTGGTGGCAGGTGGCATGAGGTCCATTACGTTTGTCCAGGCTTTCCAGTACTGGCTGAAATTGACTGCCCTTGCCGTGCCTGTGGTCTTCATCCTGTTGGTGCTGGTTGGCAACGGAACACCACCGCAGGCGCCCTTGCCGGTCAATCCCACCGGCCAGGCCGCTGCGGGTGCCTACCAACACATCTCGCTGCTGGTGGCCTTGCTGTTCGGAACCCTTGGCCTGCCGCATGTGCTGGTGCGGTTCTACACCAACCCGGACGGCCAATCTGCGCGCCGGACCACGCTGATCGTCCTGGGCTTGCTTTCCGTGTTCTACCTCTTCCCCACTCTCTCCGGCGCCTTGGGACGGATGTTCGCCCCCGAGCTCGCACACTCCGGACAAGCGGACGCCCTGATCCTCCTCCTCCCGGGCAAGCTGATCGGCGGGGTGCCAGGTGACCTGTTGTCAGCGCTCGTGGTGGCAGGCGCCTTCGCTGCCTTCCTGTCCACGACATCCGGCCTGGTGGTGTCGCTGTCCGGTGTCATCAGCCAGGACCTGTTCGGGGGAAGTGTGAGGGGGTTCCGCCTCGCGGCGGTGATGGCCGCCGTCGTGCCTTTGGGTTTTGCTTTCATGACGGACACCCTGGCCCTGGCCGGCAGCGTCGGCCTGGTCTTCGCGTTCACCGCTTCCACCATCTGTCCTGTCCTGCTGTTGGGCATTTGGTGGCGCGGCCTGACGGACTTTGGTGCGATCGCAGGGATGGTCACAGGCGCAGTGCTGTGTGGGGGTGCCATGGTGGCGGGCACCCTGACTGGGACAGGGAACGCTCCCGCTTGGCTGGCCCAGCCCGCGGCGTGGAGTGTGCCTTCAGCCTTCGCCGTCACGGTAATCGTGTCCATCGTGACGCGGAACCGCGTTCCCGCCTCAGTCAACCGGGTGATGTCACGGCTGCATGTACCTGAGCGGCCAGTAGCTACCGAGCGCTGA
- a CDS encoding LytR/AlgR family response regulator transcription factor translates to MINVLVADDELPAVEELAFLLGRDARIGAIHRASSGTEALRKLETESVDAVFLDIHMPALSGLDIARAISRSSSPPAVVFVTADEDCALEAFDLAAVDYLLKPLRAERLARSVDRISELIKDGTPAPEMITVDLGSTTRMIRRDDVTYVQAQGDYARLHTAEASYLIRVSLTDLEQKWADAGFIRIHRSYLIALQHVQHLKLSTTGPSVAVSGAELPISRRHLPSVRDKLQSTRIRPQA, encoded by the coding sequence ATGATCAACGTGCTCGTCGCCGATGACGAACTGCCCGCGGTGGAAGAACTTGCCTTCCTCCTCGGACGGGATGCGCGGATTGGCGCCATCCATCGCGCGTCCTCCGGGACCGAGGCGCTCCGCAAGCTGGAAACGGAGTCCGTCGATGCCGTCTTCCTGGACATCCATATGCCCGCCCTGTCAGGCCTGGACATTGCCCGCGCCATTTCCCGCAGCAGCAGCCCGCCCGCCGTCGTCTTCGTCACCGCTGACGAAGACTGCGCACTGGAGGCCTTCGACCTCGCCGCCGTCGACTATCTGCTCAAGCCGCTCCGGGCGGAACGGCTGGCCCGTTCGGTGGACCGGATCAGTGAACTCATCAAGGACGGCACTCCTGCCCCGGAAATGATTACCGTTGACCTCGGCAGCACCACCCGGATGATCCGCCGGGACGATGTCACGTACGTGCAAGCACAAGGCGACTACGCAAGGCTGCACACCGCCGAGGCCAGCTACCTCATCCGGGTTTCCCTCACCGATCTCGAGCAGAAATGGGCGGACGCCGGGTTCATCAGGATTCACCGCTCCTACCTGATCGCGCTGCAGCACGTGCAACACCTCAAGCTTTCCACTACCGGACCGAGCGTCGCTGTCTCGGGTGCTGAGCTGCCCATCAGCAGGCGGCACCTGCCCTCGGTCAGGGACAAGCTGCAGTCCACCCGCATCCGGCCACAGGCATGA
- a CDS encoding sensor histidine kinase yields the protein MPDSPLFTAAAIAVIVLAVAVVVGVGLKVIRSFRDLGTDAERATYNTLHAASRAGQHLRAGLQPAGAAKASRQLRVLLGCDAFAMTDTASVLAWDGAAEELRPALMGLAAEVLATGRTAVVPHAGHSTDKAGPDFSAVIAPIRAGSRVVGSVAALAPAAGAGLVRATSEVADWIAAQLELAELEASRTLLMEAEVRALRAQISPHFIYNSLNAIASFINTDPARARELVVEFADFTRYSFRRHGDFTTVAEELRCIDRYLLLERARFGERVQVSLRIAPEVLSTVIPFLSLQPLVENAVRHGLEAKEGPGHITICANDSGAFAEVTIEDDGVGMDPEHLRSVLAGHTDGDHVGLRNVDARLRQVYGDEHGLVIDTAPGEGTLITLRVPKSQPGHDA from the coding sequence ATGCCCGATTCCCCGCTCTTCACCGCAGCCGCCATCGCCGTGATCGTGCTGGCGGTCGCCGTCGTCGTGGGCGTTGGCCTGAAGGTGATCCGCTCCTTCCGGGACCTCGGCACGGACGCCGAACGCGCCACGTACAACACGCTGCACGCAGCATCGCGGGCGGGCCAGCATCTGCGCGCGGGCCTCCAGCCTGCGGGAGCTGCCAAAGCCAGCAGGCAGCTGCGCGTCCTGCTGGGCTGCGACGCCTTCGCCATGACGGACACCGCCTCTGTACTTGCCTGGGACGGGGCGGCGGAGGAACTCCGGCCAGCACTGATGGGGCTCGCAGCCGAAGTCCTTGCGACCGGGCGGACTGCCGTGGTTCCCCACGCAGGCCATTCCACGGACAAAGCCGGGCCTGATTTCAGTGCTGTCATCGCCCCGATCAGGGCAGGATCCAGGGTTGTCGGTTCGGTTGCGGCGTTGGCTCCCGCCGCCGGAGCAGGTCTGGTGCGGGCGACCAGTGAGGTTGCTGACTGGATTGCGGCACAACTGGAGCTGGCGGAGCTGGAGGCCTCAAGGACCCTGCTGATGGAAGCGGAAGTGCGGGCCCTGCGCGCGCAGATCAGCCCGCACTTCATCTACAACTCGTTGAACGCCATTGCGTCCTTTATCAACACGGACCCGGCCAGGGCCAGGGAACTCGTGGTGGAATTCGCCGACTTCACCAGGTACTCCTTCCGCAGGCACGGCGACTTCACCACGGTGGCGGAGGAGCTGCGGTGCATCGACCGTTACCTCCTGCTGGAGCGGGCACGCTTCGGTGAGCGCGTCCAAGTCAGCCTGCGGATCGCACCCGAAGTGCTGAGCACCGTCATTCCGTTCCTCAGCCTCCAACCGTTGGTGGAAAACGCGGTCAGGCACGGTTTGGAAGCGAAGGAAGGTCCGGGGCACATCACCATCTGCGCCAATGATTCCGGGGCGTTTGCCGAAGTCACCATCGAAGACGACGGCGTGGGCATGGATCCGGAGCACCTGCGGTCAGTCCTCGCCGGACATACGGATGGCGACCATGTGGGGCTCCGCAATGTCGATGCCCGGCTGCGTCAGGTCTACGGAGATGAGCACGGCCTGGTGATCGATACGGCCCCCGGCGAAGGTACCCTGATCACGCTGCGGGTCCCGAAGTCGCAACCCGGCCACGACGCCTGA
- a CDS encoding DUF485 domain-containing protein, giving the protein MGNEAQPQDATASVDFQEVQQTERFKTLRKRHRSFVFPMAVIFLLWYFAYVLLADYAVAFMSTKVWGNINVGLILGLLQFVTTFGITAWYVSYSNRKLDPIAAEIRNEIEGHQFDKDGNVIHGGAK; this is encoded by the coding sequence ATGGGTAATGAGGCCCAACCCCAGGACGCAACGGCGTCCGTGGACTTCCAGGAAGTCCAGCAGACGGAACGGTTCAAGACGCTGCGCAAGCGGCACCGCAGCTTTGTCTTTCCCATGGCAGTGATCTTCCTGCTGTGGTATTTCGCGTACGTTCTTTTGGCCGACTATGCCGTCGCCTTCATGTCCACCAAAGTCTGGGGCAACATCAACGTGGGCCTGATTCTTGGCCTGCTCCAGTTCGTCACCACTTTCGGCATCACGGCCTGGTACGTGAGCTACTCCAACAGGAAGCTGGATCCCATCGCTGCCGAAATCCGCAATGAGATCGAGGGGCACCAATTCGATAAGGACGGCAACGTCATCCACGGAGGAGCCAAATGA
- a CDS encoding solute symporter family protein, producing the protein MNATMVPAVEVAALKDTTLLNMGIFALFVAVTMVIVFRASRNNKTAADYYAAGRSFTGSQNGTAIAGDYLSAASFLGITGAIAINGYDGFLYSIGFLVAWLVALLLVAELLRNTGKFTMADVLSFRLRQRPVRIAAALSTLAVCFFYLLAQMAGAGSLISLLLGISDWGGQALVIIVVGALMIMYVLIGGMKGTTWVQIIKAILLIAGAAVMTAMVLAIYGFNLSNLLGSAAEAANNPNILNPGLQYGKTETSKLDFMSLGLALVLGTAALPHVLMRFYTVPTAKEARKSVVWAIWLIGLFYLFTLVLGYGAAALVGAETIKSAPGGVNSAAPLLAFHLGGPLLLGFISAVAFATILAVVAGLTITAAASFAHDIYANVISKGKADATTEVKVARRTVVVIGVLAILGGIFANGQNVAFLVALAFAVAASANLPTIVYSLFWKKFTTQGAVWSMYGGLAAAILLITFSPVVSGAKTSMIPGANFAIFPLSNPGIVSIPLAFFLGWLGTVLDKRREDPAKQAEMEVRSLTGIGAEKAVNH; encoded by the coding sequence ATGAACGCCACCATGGTCCCGGCAGTAGAGGTCGCTGCCCTAAAAGACACCACGCTCCTGAACATGGGCATTTTCGCCCTTTTCGTCGCCGTCACCATGGTGATTGTCTTCAGGGCAAGCCGCAACAACAAGACAGCTGCCGACTACTACGCAGCCGGACGTTCCTTCACCGGCTCCCAGAACGGTACCGCCATCGCCGGGGACTACCTTTCTGCGGCCTCGTTCCTTGGCATCACGGGCGCCATCGCCATCAACGGCTATGACGGTTTCCTCTACTCCATCGGCTTCCTCGTCGCCTGGCTGGTGGCCCTGCTGCTGGTGGCCGAACTGCTCCGGAACACCGGCAAGTTCACCATGGCCGATGTCCTGTCCTTCCGGTTGAGGCAACGCCCCGTGCGCATCGCGGCGGCACTGTCCACCCTCGCCGTCTGCTTCTTCTACCTCCTCGCCCAGATGGCCGGTGCGGGCAGCCTGATCTCGCTCCTGCTGGGTATCAGTGACTGGGGCGGACAAGCCCTGGTGATTATCGTCGTCGGGGCCTTGATGATCATGTACGTGCTTATCGGCGGCATGAAGGGCACCACCTGGGTGCAGATCATCAAAGCCATCCTGCTCATCGCCGGTGCCGCCGTCATGACGGCCATGGTCCTCGCGATCTACGGTTTCAACCTCTCCAACCTGCTGGGATCAGCAGCGGAAGCGGCCAACAACCCGAACATCCTCAACCCGGGCCTGCAGTACGGCAAGACCGAGACGTCCAAGCTCGACTTCATGTCCCTGGGCCTGGCATTGGTCCTTGGAACAGCCGCCCTGCCGCACGTCCTGATGCGCTTCTACACCGTCCCGACGGCCAAGGAAGCCCGCAAATCAGTGGTGTGGGCCATCTGGCTGATCGGCCTGTTCTACTTGTTCACTTTGGTGCTGGGCTACGGCGCAGCAGCCCTGGTGGGTGCAGAAACCATCAAGTCCGCACCCGGCGGCGTGAACTCGGCCGCCCCGCTCCTGGCGTTCCACCTGGGTGGCCCGCTGCTGCTTGGATTCATCTCGGCCGTGGCCTTCGCAACCATCCTTGCGGTGGTGGCCGGACTGACCATTACTGCGGCAGCATCCTTCGCCCACGACATCTACGCAAACGTCATCTCCAAGGGCAAGGCGGACGCCACCACGGAAGTCAAGGTCGCCCGGCGCACAGTGGTGGTGATCGGCGTCCTCGCCATCCTGGGAGGCATCTTCGCCAACGGCCAGAACGTGGCCTTCCTGGTGGCGCTCGCCTTCGCTGTTGCGGCATCAGCAAACCTGCCCACCATCGTGTACTCCCTCTTCTGGAAGAAGTTCACCACCCAGGGCGCAGTCTGGAGCATGTATGGCGGCCTCGCCGCAGCCATCCTGCTGATCACTTTCTCGCCCGTGGTCTCCGGCGCCAAGACGTCCATGATCCCCGGCGCCAACTTCGCCATTTTCCCGCTGAGCAACCCGGGCATCGTGTCCATCCCGTTGGCGTTCTTCCTGGGCTGGCTCGGAACTGTCCTGGACAAGCGGCGCGAGGACCCGGCCAAGCAAGCTGAAATGGAAGTACGTTCTCTGACCGGCATCGGCGCCGAAAAGGCGGTGAACCACTAA
- a CDS encoding PHP domain-containing protein encodes MDPIEALDEISFWLERSQAPTFKVQAFRKAADAARKLSTDELARLVASGRITSLKGVGSRSAEVITQALEDRVPDYLDDLRGKGTEALASGGDTLRAALRGDLHSHSNWSDGGSPIEAMVAAARTLGREYLALTDHSPNLTIANGLSVERLEKQLDVVEGINSSQDDFRLLKGIEVDILEDGTLDQTPAMLDKLDVVVASVHSKLRADKKTMTERMLGGISDPHTNVLGHCTGRLVQGSRGTRPQSEFDAPKVFKECAEWGVAVEINSRPERQDPPDDLVKMALDAGCLFSIDSDAHAPGQLDFLQYGAERAEALGVPMERIVTTWPLAQLKEWLSLKK; translated from the coding sequence ATGGATCCCATTGAGGCGCTCGACGAAATTTCTTTCTGGCTGGAACGCAGCCAAGCACCAACCTTCAAGGTCCAGGCTTTCCGGAAGGCAGCCGACGCCGCACGGAAACTCTCAACAGATGAACTGGCCCGACTCGTCGCCAGCGGCAGGATTACCAGCCTCAAAGGCGTAGGCAGCCGCAGCGCCGAAGTCATCACCCAGGCACTGGAGGACCGCGTCCCCGACTACCTGGACGACCTCCGCGGGAAGGGCACCGAAGCCCTTGCCTCCGGCGGAGACACACTCAGGGCCGCGTTGCGCGGCGACCTGCACAGTCACAGCAATTGGTCCGACGGCGGCTCGCCCATCGAAGCCATGGTGGCTGCGGCCCGCACGCTCGGACGCGAATACCTGGCCCTGACCGACCACTCCCCCAACCTCACCATCGCCAACGGCCTCAGCGTCGAACGGCTCGAAAAACAGCTGGACGTGGTGGAAGGGATCAATTCTTCCCAGGACGACTTCCGCTTGCTCAAGGGCATCGAGGTGGACATCCTGGAGGACGGCACACTGGACCAGACCCCTGCAATGCTGGACAAGCTCGACGTCGTGGTCGCCAGTGTCCACTCCAAGCTCCGAGCCGACAAGAAGACCATGACCGAACGGATGCTTGGCGGTATCAGCGACCCCCACACCAACGTTTTGGGTCATTGCACCGGTCGGCTGGTCCAGGGATCACGCGGGACCCGGCCCCAATCGGAATTCGACGCCCCCAAGGTTTTCAAGGAATGCGCCGAGTGGGGCGTCGCCGTCGAAATCAACTCGCGGCCCGAGCGCCAGGACCCACCGGATGACCTCGTCAAGATGGCCCTCGACGCCGGCTGCTTGTTCAGCATCGACAGCGATGCCCATGCTCCCGGCCAGCTCGACTTCCTGCAGTATGGTGCCGAGCGCGCAGAAGCCCTGGGGGTGCCGATGGAACGCATCGTGACCACCTGGCCGCTGGCCCAATTGAAAGAGTGGCTCAGCCTGAAGAAATGA
- a CDS encoding DUF4383 domain-containing protein: protein MRTSPNRLIATIFGAVYLLVGVLGFFVTSGIGFFATEGANLIIFAVNPLHNIIHLAIGAALLIAGMNSVTLSKSINTAVGGVYLLVGIVGLFLVGSSLNIIALNGADNVLHLASAVVLLGVALSQDKATVASARA, encoded by the coding sequence ATGCGTACTTCGCCCAATCGCTTGATCGCCACCATCTTCGGAGCCGTCTACCTCTTGGTAGGCGTGCTCGGATTCTTCGTCACCTCGGGAATCGGCTTCTTCGCCACCGAGGGCGCCAATTTGATCATCTTCGCCGTGAACCCGCTTCACAACATCATCCACTTGGCCATTGGCGCAGCCCTCCTCATCGCCGGCATGAACAGCGTCACGCTGTCCAAGTCCATCAACACCGCAGTCGGCGGCGTCTACCTGCTGGTCGGCATCGTGGGCCTCTTCCTGGTGGGCAGCTCACTGAACATCATCGCCCTGAACGGCGCGGACAACGTCCTGCACCTCGCCAGCGCCGTGGTACTGCTGGGCGTTGCATTGTCCCAGGACAAGGCCACCGTAGCTTCCGCCCGCGCCTGA
- a CDS encoding DUF3824 domain-containing protein yields MSNPQEPSQNQPGYNPPPVPPGPGYPPQTGASPQWQQPPSSDPQNGNPQYAAPGQQNPYPQGQTPPGQYQPGQYQPGQYPPGQYPPGQYQPGQYGQHPPKKNRKVLWIVLGIVAGVIVLAVVGVLILVNVVGNATSKARSLADEFTNLVVSGQTEQAYDNYLSQPLKDELDKQSFVDGIASLELDSSCKPNYNSVSVDSNNGNNKANLAGKLQCDGKTIDLQYVFEGTNDLKMSSIRLRP; encoded by the coding sequence GTGAGCAACCCGCAAGAACCCAGCCAGAACCAGCCCGGGTACAACCCGCCACCGGTTCCCCCGGGGCCCGGTTACCCGCCGCAGACCGGAGCGTCGCCGCAGTGGCAACAGCCGCCGTCGTCCGATCCCCAAAACGGGAACCCGCAATACGCGGCTCCCGGCCAACAGAACCCCTATCCCCAGGGACAAACCCCACCAGGGCAGTATCAACCAGGCCAATATCAGCCGGGCCAGTACCCACCGGGCCAATACCCGCCCGGGCAGTACCAACCAGGACAGTACGGCCAGCACCCGCCCAAGAAGAACCGAAAAGTTCTGTGGATCGTCCTCGGCATCGTGGCGGGCGTCATCGTGCTGGCGGTAGTCGGCGTCCTCATCCTGGTCAATGTGGTGGGCAATGCCACCTCCAAGGCCCGGTCGCTGGCGGACGAATTCACCAACCTTGTGGTCTCCGGCCAGACCGAACAGGCCTACGACAACTACCTCAGCCAGCCCCTCAAGGACGAACTGGACAAGCAGTCCTTCGTGGACGGCATCGCCAGCCTGGAACTGGACAGCTCGTGCAAGCCGAACTACAACTCCGTAAGCGTTGACTCAAACAACGGGAACAACAAGGCCAACCTCGCAGGCAAACTGCAATGTGACGGCAAGACGATCGACCTCCAGTACGTTTTCGAGGGCACCAACGACCTCAAAATGAGCAGCATCCGCCTCCGCCCCTAG
- a CDS encoding Lrp/AsnC family transcriptional regulator, protein MQPLDGTDTRLLSAMAKDPRGTVVALAQKLGLSRNTVQARMAQLEKKHAFLSFERRINPVALGYPLTAFITVHVQQQKLASLARDLADIPEILEGFGLTGSADLLLRVVALDAEDLYRINGKILGCDGVDRTDTALAMREMIPYRVQPLLGRRSGA, encoded by the coding sequence ATGCAACCCTTGGATGGCACCGACACCCGCCTTCTTTCCGCCATGGCGAAGGATCCCCGTGGCACTGTGGTTGCCCTTGCGCAGAAGCTCGGCCTCTCCCGCAACACGGTGCAGGCCCGCATGGCGCAGCTCGAAAAGAAACACGCCTTTCTGTCGTTCGAACGACGGATCAATCCTGTGGCCCTCGGCTACCCCCTGACGGCCTTCATCACCGTCCACGTGCAGCAGCAGAAGCTCGCTTCCCTGGCGCGGGACCTGGCCGACATCCCGGAAATCCTCGAAGGCTTTGGCCTCACCGGCTCCGCTGATCTGTTGTTGCGTGTCGTTGCGCTGGATGCGGAAGACCTCTACCGCATCAATGGAAAGATCCTCGGTTGCGACGGAGTGGACAGGACGGACACCGCACTGGCCATGCGTGAGATGATCCCGTACCGCGTGCAGCCGCTCCTGGGACGTCGTTCCGGGGCTTGA
- the pdhA gene encoding pyruvate dehydrogenase (acetyl-transferring) E1 component subunit alpha, protein MLTDQAGKGVRHDAPGPEQSAHISLRTGGDLLQLVSPDGERISHPEFDLWVKDVGDEQLCSLYEDMTVIRRIDAEATALQRQGELALWPPLLGQEAAQIGSSRSLRDDDFVFPSYRESGVAYVRGAHLSEIARVWRGNASYGWDPQRINLATPQIIIGSQSLHATGYAMGVQLDGANTAVLAYFGDGATSEGDVNEAMVFAASYQAPVVFFCQNNHWAISEPVRIQSHIQLADRPTGFGIPSMRVDGNDVLAVMAATRVALDRARKGGGPTFIEAVTYRMGPHTTADDPTRYRDPIELEDWAAKDPILRLRKLLEAKGLLTEDVEARVKAKADAVAADLRSSCIGMPDPQPLDVFNHVYSTPNSWIERQKDHYSRYLNSFNQPVEEGAL, encoded by the coding sequence GTGTTGACGGATCAGGCGGGCAAGGGAGTGCGACATGATGCTCCGGGCCCGGAACAAAGTGCACATATCTCCTTGCGGACTGGCGGCGATTTGCTCCAGTTGGTGTCTCCGGACGGCGAGCGCATCAGCCATCCCGAGTTTGATCTATGGGTTAAGGATGTCGGCGACGAACAATTGTGCTCGCTCTACGAGGACATGACCGTCATCCGCCGTATCGACGCAGAAGCCACGGCACTCCAACGCCAGGGTGAACTGGCCTTGTGGCCGCCGCTCCTTGGCCAGGAAGCGGCACAGATCGGTTCAAGCCGTTCACTGCGCGACGACGACTTCGTCTTCCCGAGCTACCGGGAAAGCGGAGTGGCCTACGTCCGGGGTGCCCATCTTTCCGAGATCGCGCGAGTGTGGCGTGGTAACGCTTCGTACGGTTGGGACCCGCAGCGCATCAACCTGGCGACTCCCCAGATCATCATTGGTTCCCAGAGCCTGCACGCTACGGGCTACGCCATGGGTGTGCAGCTGGACGGAGCCAACACGGCAGTGCTCGCGTACTTCGGCGACGGCGCCACGAGCGAAGGCGATGTCAACGAGGCCATGGTGTTCGCAGCCAGCTACCAAGCTCCTGTGGTGTTCTTCTGCCAGAACAACCACTGGGCAATTTCGGAGCCCGTGCGCATCCAGTCGCACATTCAGTTGGCCGACAGGCCCACCGGCTTTGGTATTCCCAGCATGCGCGTGGACGGCAACGATGTCCTGGCTGTCATGGCGGCCACTCGTGTGGCGCTTGACCGGGCGCGCAAGGGCGGGGGACCAACCTTCATTGAAGCCGTCACCTACCGAATGGGTCCGCACACTACCGCTGATGACCCCACCCGCTACCGTGATCCGATTGAGCTGGAGGATTGGGCTGCCAAGGACCCGATTCTTAGGCTCCGGAAGCTCCTGGAGGCCAAGGGCCTGCTCACGGAGGATGTGGAAGCCCGCGTCAAGGCCAAGGCCGATGCCGTTGCAGCCGATCTCCGTTCGAGCTGCATTGGCATGCCCGACCCGCAGCCATTGGACGTGTTCAACCACGTCTACAGCACTCCGAATTCCTGGATCGAGCGCCAGAAGGACCACTACTCCCGATACCTGAACAGTTTCAACCAGCCCGTCGAGGAAGGTGCACTCTGA